In Thermovirga lienii DSM 17291, the sequence CGTATATTTTTTCAAAGTTCTTCTGACCCACCCACGTAACGGCCGCATCTCCCGCCATTTTTCCTATGTTGCCTATGGCTATTATTTGACCTATGGCCGGAGCGGTATAGCCTATAACCTTGCCGGCAGTCACCTCCCCTAGCTTATGGGACGCCTTACTAAAATCTCCTGCAATAATTGCTTCTCCTATTGCGGCAAGATCCTGTAAATCACCAGCTAGTCCCAACATTGCAGGTGTTTGGCCGGTTTGGCCGGTAAGGCCGGTTATGAAATTGCTCGCTGCTTGGATGGGATCGGGAGCTACACCTTCCTTAAGCGGTTCTTCCGAAAAAGATGGAGACTGAAACAGCACCACGATACTAAAAAATACTAAAATAACTCTTAAAGGCCTCATCACTACCTCCTAAAAGATAGATAAAGATGGACTATCCCCAAAAACCTTTTTACGCCCCCATGGGTATCTTTGCTCATAGTCCTGCCTTCTGCCTCAGCTTTGCGGCCAAAGGGCTTTTTGCTCTTTCCAAAAATTCAAGCTCTCTTTTTACCCCCTTTAAATCTCCCCTTGCTAAAAATACAAGCCCCAATCCCAAATGAGGCTCATTGAATTTGGGGTTGAGCTCTAAGGCTTTTCTGTAAGCATCTTCAGCTTTTTTAAAATCTTTGGCACCCAAATGGGCAAATCCCAGGTTGCTCCATGCCACTACAAGGCCGGGCTCCAAACTCACGGCCCTGCTTGCAGCTTCCACTGCCTCAACGTACCTTCCATTTTTGATGAAACACAAAGAGAGATTGTTCCACCCATAGGGATAGTCAGGAGCAAGCTCTACAGCTCGTTGGAAAGCCTCCTGCGCCTTTTGGATTTCCCCTAGGTGCAGTCTAGCTACCCCTAAGTTGTACCATCCTAAAGCTTCTTCAGGCCTCTTTGCCAAGAACTTTTCGGTATAGCTTGCCTGTCCGCTCCAGTCCCCCATATTCCCCAAAACGGCTCCCAGGTTAAAAAGTGCAGAAGCCAGGTCCGGGTTTAGCGTAAGAGCCTTTCTATAACAAGCGGCGGCCTCGTTATATCCTTTCATTCTTTCAAATACAGCTCCACAGCGAAACCACCCATCTGGAAAATCTGGAGCCAGCTGAGTTACCTTCTTAAAATTTTCCAAGGCCTTTGGGTCATCTCCCAACTTCTCAA encodes:
- a CDS encoding Tetratricopeptide TPR_1 repeat-containing protein (PFAM: Tetratricopeptide repeat~COGs: COG3063 Tfp pilus assembly protein PilF~InterPro IPR019734: IPR001440: IPR013026~KEGG: cyp:PCC8801_1300 TPR repeat-containing protein~PFAM: Tetratricopeptide TPR_1 repeat-containing protein~SPTR: TPR repeat-containing protein), yielding MYSRKYALFLLLMAFLFLGSHPLLAATFEEYMKIGFSAAQSGNFKKAAAAFRLAVKADPESAVAYYNLGVAYQRLDMLKEAEEAYRYAIKFRPDYSGSYLNLGSILNVMGRPKEALEVLSEGLSVDTGNPALYYNIGASFEKLGDDPKALENFKKVTQLAPDFPDGWFRCGAVFERMKGYNEAAACYRKALTLNPDLASALFNLGAVLGNMGDWSGQASYTEKFLAKRPEEALGWYNLGVARLHLGEIQKAQEAFQRAVELAPDYPYGWNNLSLCFIKNGRYVEAVEAASRAVSLEPGLVVAWSNLGFAHLGAKDFKKAEDAYRKALELNPKFNEPHLGLGLVFLARGDLKGVKRELEFLERAKSPLAAKLRQKAGL